The genomic window gcataaagaacccatcacaagctccctttgcacattcaacaaccacattagcaaagtaggaatcattagcatactgttccttcacttgttcaaaacccatcagctttgcattcaacatagagatcagtgcaaacctcctagaaagagcatcagcaaccacattaacttgccctttcttgtactttatgacataaggaaatgactccataaactccatccatttagcatgtctgcgattcagcttgctttgccccttaagatacttcaaggattcatgatcagtatgtataacaaattctttaggcaacaagtagtgttgccatacctctagagcccgaatcaaagcatagaactccttgtcgtaaatagagtagttcaaacgtgctccatttaacttttcactgaagaatgcaatcggccttttttcttgcagcaagacagccccaattccaactccggaagcatcgcactctatttcgaatgttttagcaaagtctggaagtgttaaaactggagcagtacacaacttctccttaattagctcaaatgtTTTatgcgcatcttcactccatctaaagtcgttcccttttttcaagtattctgtcataggagcaacaatagagctgaagtctttcacaaatcgcctgtagaaagaagctaaaccatggaaactcctcacatcagcgatactagcaggttttggccagtcccgaattgcctcaattttctcctcatcaaccttaactcccctgctagagataatatacccgagaaacacgacactttctttacagaagtaacactttgtgagtttcccatacaacttagaatctcgcaaagtttcaaacacaactctaagatgctttatatgatcatcaaaggtcttgctatacaccaggatatcatcaaaatatactacaacaaacagcccaatatacttcctcaaaacatgattcataagcctcataaatgtactaggcgcattagataacccaaacggcattaccatccattcatataacccctgtttagttttaaatgctgttttccattcatctccttctttcattctaatttggtgataaccactcatcaaatcgactttagaaaacaatgcagctccatgcaactcatcaagcaaatcatcaagtctgggtataggaaatcgatacttaactgttattttgttgatagcgcggctgtccatacacatcctcatggtaccatctttcttcggtacaagcaagGTAGGTACGGAAtatggactaagtgattctcgcacatagcccttctctaagagctcaccaacctgcctttgaatctcttttgcttcctctggattacatctgtatgctggtctgttaggaagtgaagctcccggcaccaaatcaatttgatgctcaattccacgaataggtggtaaccctttaggtaattcatctaGAAACACagctttaaattcttcaagcaattctttaatctgtattggtaagtccaatccttctacttgtagtaattgctttgcccagatcatgaaatcagccccttacgtgatttcacctccttttgttggcttcgtatctgatcctctctaacctgttgagaactcaatggtaacaagttcaccttccttccattcagcataaaagaataagtgttctttcatccattgtaggtcacatccttatcaaactgccatggacgacccagcaacaaatggctagctgacatcggcaaaacgtcacacaaaacctcgtcatgataggttttaatggaaaaaggtacacgaacttgctttgtcacccgaatctccccattctcattcagccatcgcaaactgtacggcctgggatgtggaagggtagttaaacccaatttctccaccaaggtagttgacgcaacattagtgcaacttccattgtcaatgatcatcccacacaccttatctcgaatctgacatcgagtatgaaagatgttctcgcgttgctcatcactaacgtcaatttgtgcattcagaacccgttgcacaaccaataaatctcccttcactggctcgaaatcctcttcttgttcagccacttgtacctcatcttcatcttcagtttcaacctcatctccattgatcagctctccatgatccccatgcaaaatcatcacccttttagttggacattccgaagcaatgtgcccatgtcctaagcacttgaagcacttgatgtcccgagacctcctaggatgttgaggttctgtcaccacctcctttcccttcaaaaaatcagaactggtattccccttagtaaactccaccttctcatctcgtttaagtgtgctccatgttcgtgtaggtgtagaaagagcccttgttgtgcttgacgtagttacaccagttcggacacctcctcgtttttgctgcctctctactcgagttgcaagctttataactttctcaaggaagatgtacggctgtaattcaacaacattagctatatccttcctcaaccctccaagaaatctagctattgtttgctcttgaggttccatcaattcacatcgaatcagtagcaactcaaactctttcacatactcttccacgctcaaagatccttgtcgcaaagtttgaagtctgatgtatagctcctgtttatagtaatcaggaacaaatctcttcttcatcactcttttcatagttgcccacgttgtaatctcctcttctccatcccttctcctctgaatcttcaagttttcccaccataaaagagcataatctgtaaactcaagtgctgccaccttgcacttcctttcttcagaatattcataccattcaaacaccttttcaaccttctgaatccactccaagtattcctcaggtgaactatttcctctaaacggtggaatcttaagtttgagaccattaggaggattagaattctgccttcttggtctgcccctatcattggcctcatcatccccatttggatcttcgtcagcttctataatatcatttcgtggcaccctaagtgcttgcctttgttggggttgcaaattatgtctttgcatcatttgcataagggtattcaactgttcaggaattccagtcatttcatcccgaatctcagcatgagatcgttgtaagcccataacctgtgccTGTTCCAAACTTAACCCTTTTGGCAAATCTTATTTATCtcgaaaaatagaagaagacgaagacacAACAAGAATAAAGTTTACGACTGGAAGAACACCGATTTAGACTCGAAATTACAAATCTGACTTTTGTTTGGACCAGAactgattgaaaacaaaaaaaaatgtgaaagtgatgaaaatgactcaaacaacagccaaatatcccaaatatgatgataatatactagcaggaacaaaatcaacagaaacaaaacaagttttgaaagataaCGCAAAACAAACCCattacaacaaaacaaaacctgaTTATGGAAcctaaagaaaacaacaaatcttAGTTTATAGGTCGTTCTATCATGTCTCCtaaaccccttgtatgatcagtttacGACATAattgaacctcaaattaaaacctcaagaaacAGATATCCAAATAtgcctaaatttaatataaggTGCGATCTCACCCCAATACATATAatttgaagtttcaattgattataagatggtttgcttatggttcacaaagagtagtgtttctgtggcagaattgaacctcgaattaaaacctcaagcaaacaatattaaaataagccCAGATTTTATATATGTTACGATCTCACCCCCGATAGATAGAATatgaaagccaagtaaatcaggtttgataggagtgtgatacaaaaataacttgtacctaggcaccaacacgattgaaaatgaaaacccccacccaacaaaaattaattcacGAATGGGAAgttaaggatgatgccacgaaattagttgttcttcgataattcattttcagttctttagagaaccaagaaagggagattatcccaccaacacacaacaagtggaGTTAGATGATTTTTCATCGAATGACTATACatctatttattttgatgtaaatagTAGCAAGAAAGCTCTATGAAAAAATATCGGTTCCATTCGATGTTATCCAATGTGGAGTTAGAATAGTAGGCTAAGTAAATCAATGGATAAACTTGGTCCTCTTGAAAATACTAGTGTAAGTGAAGACCCGATTctaaatgattataaaaaaaacacctataatTGGAGTcatagtaatagtagtaatgTTGATCATTTAGTCGGTGTTAGGgacattcaaaatttaaacgtGGATGAcacttttttagttttaggtAGGGATAATAAAAAAGACGGTTATtccatatattttgatattcaaAATCAAGTTTTTGGGATTGACAataatcattctttttttagtgAAGTAGAAAAAGAATTTTCTAGTTATTGGAATTCTAGTTATTTAAATAAAGGATCTAGGAGTGACGATTCCCCCTATGATTATTCTATGTATGATTATAGTTGGAATAATTACATCAATAGTTACATTGACATTTATCTTCGTTCTCAAATCGAGATTGCTACTTTTATTTTAAGTGGTAGTGAAAATTACAGCGAAAGTTACATTTCTACTTACATTTTGGGTGAAAGTAGAAATAGTAGTGGAAACAGGAATTCCAGGCTAAGAACTAGAGTGCGTAGGGCTTTGAACCCAAAAACATTACCCACAATGAAAGTAAACATGTTAGTAACAGAACCTTCTTCAAAAAGGTCTAAGGGGTAAGCTACATAAGCAATATATTGATTTTCTTCTCCAACAACGAGCTCGATGTCGTAGCATCGTCCCTTATAATGATCAAGACTGGTAAGCCCGACGGTCCACACAGTTGTCCATGTACTAGTAGATGATTCAACAACTATTAAGGCCCCTACTTCCTCAGGCGGAACTCTAGGTTGAGGAGTTACTCGGAATGCTGCCAAGATATCAGTATCTTTGGTTTCATAGTCAGGAGTATAATAAGTCAATTTATAATCTTTAACACCAGCCTTGAATCCAACACCTGCTTTAGTCTCTGTTTGTGGTGACATAAGCCCCTCCTTACAACTCATGAATTAAGAATTCTCACAGCAACAAGGTCTACTCGATAAGAATTAGGAGTTAATGAAACCTTTCACAGGAATCTTTCATAAAATTATCAACCAATACAATATTATCAACTAATCAAAATTTCATTATTAGACCATGGTATTTGATTCACCAAatacatcattattttatactCTTTAATATGTATGGCGCAACCCAATCCTTGTTTTTAAGGTTTCTAATCCTTAAcgtttttgaatcaaaatatctaaataataagaaatctCTTTTTGAAAGTAATATATGTTGTATATTAAATCGTAGATGTGAAAACATGCGGAACTCgtctatgaataaaaaaaagaaaattataaaataataagaatagcTAGGTGTAAACCGATATGCTAATATGTTCTAATAtgctaaaataagaaattaaaggcCTATGGGATAGAAATAATGAATCCTAAATAGAATTCAGGTTTGAATTTTATAGATAATATGGAGAGTATTGTCTATAATGATAGATAAATGAAAGGCCTTCtgaagccttttttttattcatttacttgatattttgaaaataagttAGTTGAACTTATCActcattgaaattgaaaataagtaAACAATTGAATTGGATTCGTTGGAAGGTACCAACAAGATTGGGTGCTAACTCCCATTtcttatcatattaattaatgaacTTGCTATCGAACATTAATTTTGAACTCgaaaagtttcaaaaaaaaaaagttgacatattttttatttttatttattattatgagaATCAATCCTACTACTTCTGGTCCTGGAGTTTCCGCGCTTGAAAAAAAGAACCTGGTACATCGCTCAAATCATTGGCCCAGTGCTAGATGTAGTTTTTCCCCCGGGCAAGATGCCTAATATTTACAACACTCTAGTAGTTAAGGGTCGAGATACTATCAGTCAATAAATTAATGTCACTTGTGAAGTACAATTATTAGGAAATAATCGAGTTCGAGCTGTAGCTATGAGTGCTACAGATGGTCTAATGAGAGAAATGGAAGTGATTGACACGGGAGCTCCCCTAAGTGTTCGAGTCGGCGGAGTGACTCTAGGACGTATTTTCAACGTGCTTGGAGAACCTGTTGATGATTTAGGTCCTGTAGATAGTTGGACAACATCCCCTATTCATGTATATGCGCATGCTTTTATACAGTTAGATacaaaattatctatttttgaaATAGGAATTAAGTCGTAGATCTTTTAGCCCCTTATTGTCGTTGAGGAAAAATCGGACTATTTGGGGGCACTGGAGTAGGTAAAACAGTACTAATTATGGAATTAATCAACAACATTGCGAAAGCTCAAGGGGGTGTATCTGTATTTGGCGGAGTAGGTGAACGTACTCATGAAGGAAACAATCTTTACATGGAAATGAAAGAATCCAGagtaattaatgaagaaaatattgcatAATCTAAAGTGGCTCCAGTTTATAGTCAGATGAACGAACCATCGGGAGCTCGTATGAGAGTTGGTTTGACTGCCCTAACTATGGCGGAATATTTCCAAGATGTTAATGAATAAGACGTACTTCTATTTATCGATAATATCTTTCGTTCCGTTCAAGCAGGATCCGAAGTATCCGCCTTATTGGGTAGAATGCCCTCTGTTGTGGGTTATCAACCCACCCTTAGTACCGAAGTGGGTTCTTTACAAGAAAGAATTACTTCTACCAAAGAAGGGTCCATAACTTATATTCAAACAGTTTATGTACCTGCGGACGATTTAACCGACCCTGCTCCTGCCACGACATTTGCACATTTAGATGCTACTATTGTACTATCAAGAGGATTAGCTGCTAAAAGGTATCTATCCAGCAGTCGGCCCTTTAGATTCAGTATCAACTATGCTCCAACCTCAGATCGTTGGCGAGGAACATTATGAAACTGCGCAAAGAGTTAAGCAAACTTTACAACGTTACAAAGAACTTCAAGACATTATAGTTATCCTTGGGGTGGATGAATTATCTGAAGAGGATCGCTTAACTGTAGCAAGAGCATGAAAAATTGAGTGTTTCTTATCACAACCCTTTTTCATAGCCGAAGTATTTACCGGTTCCCCGGGAAAATATATTGGTCTAGCATAAACAATTATAGGGTTTAAAATGATCCTTTTATAGAGAATTAGATAGTCTTCCTAAGCAGGCCTTTTATTTAGTAGGTAACATTAATGAAGCTACTGCGAAGGCTACGGACTTAGAAATGGAGAACAACTTGAAGAAATGATCTTAAGTCTTTGTGTCTTGACCCGAAATCGAATTGTTTGGGATTCAGAAGTGAAAGAAATCATTTTATCTACTAATAGTGGGCAAATTGGTGGATTACCTAATCACGTGCTTATTGCCATAGCCGTTGATagaaccgcaagaaggtgagacgagatgTGTGAACGTGTGAGGATATTtagagtgtttgagcgaaacacgaggGACGTGAGGATATTGTTTTTCAGTCCACTAACAAATGTTTGCTGGTACAATCATgttagatcaaaacaacacaccagcCCCTCCCGAGACAGAGCTTAAGTTTCAAATGCAAGTCATGACGCAAATGATGAAGACGATGACTTTTGtgatggggaacgtgtgtgaaagacttgatagggtggagaaacATGGTAATAAGGCTGGTACAAGCACCCAAGACATGAGGAAGGTTAGGGctgaaccgaaagcaaacaACGGTAGTAGGGCCGAATGTCCAAgatgggctgattatgaggattttgaggaggatgTGGATGATACTAGTGATGGTAGTTTTGAGGATGAGGCCATAGACTATCGAGAATGTTtttgatacggttcagccttgtttTGGCGTAAAAGTTTCTACCGTTTAGTTTTACGCAATTGATCACAACttcaaatccaaccgttggatccatctgaaactttaccagaagattccaaaggtatttttctatgttggggtaaaGTTTCAGGTGAATCCACGTTTGGGAAGGACTTGCaatataggtcagaacaggcTATACgaattatattatttacttccttttgacttgtggacttcctatttggtcaGGATCCTTTTTCTACAAGGATGTGGGATCTTGTTatgagaattttctagttccacaaggatccttaatgagctgcaatataatctccaagtgtggcaatgattcattaatgtttcagaatccttttcttataaggattccttattcatcctagctacacaaggaaagaagggttggtcatatttaatgacaaatcagttatttttattattttctttcatgtttgggcttaattagaACTTTATTTTGAGCTAGGAtctaaggcttgtttggatcagattatgtgatgcgaacctcgtgatcatgtggtcatgcaacccacaatcaagattgagatctgatcccggaaagccgaaataggtcttataggagtgtgacacaatggaaacctgccccaaggcaccaacactattggattgagtagaatgacgccacgaagccaattaatcttcgataagtcagattcagttctttcaagaactgaagaatgcaagaatcactctcacacgttaaaactgaaaaattcagaagtaattatcatccaagctgccgacattttggcttacatgagtttaaatagttcttgaaaagttaaccctaaaactgacccaaaaccctaaactaaaaagcccataacctgatccaaacaagccttggatcctagcttaaaacaaagttttaattaagcccaaacatgaaagaaaatagctaatttgtcattaaatatcaCTAGCTTTTCTTTCCTTGCATAGCTAGGATGAAtgaggaatccttataagaaaagaattctgaaacattaaggaatccttgccacacttggagattatactgcagctcattaaagatcctagtggaactaggaaattcccaaaaccaactgccacatccttttaggaaaagaatcctaaccaaataggaagtccacaagtcaaaaggaaataaataacaaaattcgtacagcctctgttgacccgtgtttcgatgcCTTTCCGAACattgattgacctgaaattttataCCTAGGTAGGAAAACATCTCAGGAGACGGCACGTAAAATTTCAgatcgatccaacggtcggactgagaattatgactattgccgtaaaactggatagttgcacattttacgtcaaaatccgaatttgacctttcctggatcgtatcaggctgtagctaacaaaataaaataataaaaataactaatttatcattaaataccaccagcccttcttttcttgtgtagctaagatgaataaggaatccttataagaaaaggattctgaaacattaatgaatttgtgccacacttggagattatattgcagctcattaaagatccttgtggaactaggaaattcccataaccagctgccacatcttgtaggaaaagaatcctaaccaaataggaagtccacaagtcaaatggaagtaaataacaaaattcatatagcgtctttttacgccaaaatccgaatctgaccttacttgggtcgtatcacaaggctgaaccgtatcattccctccctcTTCAAGAAGATTTGCCCTCGAATCTTGAATAGGATTAATAGCGACTTTAGTAGcctcttgtttaagccttcGGAATTCCTTTATTGCTAACACCTTTCTCCAACAACACTGTATAGAGGTAGTGACTgacaagaatttcaaataagcacgcCGTACTAACCACTTGCGTACATAATTTTCAATGATAACCACAGCGGCTCTCCTCCATCTTTCATTCTTTTGGCGTTGTACCTCCTTTTCCCATGAAGCTTGAAGATCATAGAATAATCTTCttctacacttatcaacttctcGTTCTAAAACCCCCAAACCATGGCCTAGTTTTTCGCATCGTTGATCAACAATCCTTCTCTGTTCCCTCTCCCTTGGTGAATACATGACACAAAtagggaaaagaagaagaagaagaagaagatgaagacaaGAATAGAGTTTAAACAGGAAGAACAATGATTTAAGCTCAAGATTGCGAATCTGACTTTTGTTTGGACTAGAACTTAtcgaaaaacaaacaaatgtgaaagtaatgaaaatgactcaaacaacagccaaatatcaaaatatgatGATAGTATAATGGcaggaacaaaatcaacagaaacaaaacaaattttgaaagaCAACACCAAACAACATTCGTTGGGTCGGGGTTTTCCGtgtccaatagtgctggtgccttggtacaaattatctttgtgtcacactcctatcaaacctgatttacttggctttccggaaattggtgtctttgtgtggTGGTTGCGTAACCacgtgatcaagaggtttgcatcatttggtatcagagcttggctctaTTAaccaggttatatccttctgaaatttttatttcttgttgtttccgcacaaaattccttagtgtccaatttcttcttctccttgattttgcagcatataaattttttttagttatatcagtagcataaaaaaaagaaaaaacaaatcattgaaaaagacgtttattggtttctgccgcagaaaactaaacaagggacAATTGGACCAAATCAACTaggaattagctcaaatttgatactaCGATTTATGGGGTCCTAATCGCACCAATTGTTatttttggggtcaattggatatcgttttctttggttttcaatttcgggtctaaccaggtctgattcataacgtttttgcgtcagtatatcaaaccttatcataaATTGTTCAAAATTTATAGGATGTCTATTTGGCTTGATATCACACTATATGTGAAATGTTAGatcaattggacatcatttactttacgttccagattcggacttaactcgtcgtaaacgagtctgtttggcgtcaacttttaaaattctctttctttctgttgttttcgttTCCTGCAGTATATCttcaacatatccaacatatttgggtgttgtttcatcattttgcatatttcgtttctgtttttattcgagtcttcagctttgttcatatttcggatagattcgcttgctactcACAAGACTATcatcatagttttgtttttgcttgttttctggtttttattgctttttgagtcatatatacatatttggatTGGCTCCTAAGTTGGTTCTacttggtgttggtttcagttttgcaaaaaccgcaagaaggtgagacgagaggtgtgaggatattaagagtgtttgagcgaaacacgaatgatgtgaggatttttttttaccactaactaattttgcaggtactatcatgttggagcaaaacaacacaccaccccctcccgatgtagaacttaaattccaaatacaagtcatgacgaagatgatgaaAAGAATGAATTTCATGATGGGGAGTGTGTGTGAAAAACTTGAGAAAGTGGGCTGAACATGGTAACGTGGCTAGAACATGTACCCAacacttcttgtttgccgcactttgtatgtgtgtgttggtgagataatctgatgcgaacctcgtgatcacatggtcacgcaacccacaatcaagattgagatatgatcccgaaaagccgaaataggtttgataggagtgtgacacaatgaaaatgTGCcctaaggcaccaacactattggattgagtagaatgacgccacgaagccagttaattttcgataagtcagattcagttcgttcaagaactgaagaaggcaagaatcactctcacacgttaaaactgaaaaattcagaagtaattatcatcaaagcggccgaaattttggcttacatgagtttaaatagttcttgaaaaattaaccctaatggaccccttatgtggacttatatgaggtccactcaaaactgatccaaaaccctaaactgaaaagcc from Populus trichocarpa isolate Nisqually-1 unplaced genomic scaffold, P.trichocarpa_v4.1 scaffold_1697, whole genome shotgun sequence includes these protein-coding regions:
- the LOC127904881 gene encoding ribulose bisphosphate carboxylase large chain-like; the encoded protein is MSCKEGLMSPQTETKAGVGFKAGVKDYKLTYYTPDYETKDTDILAAFRVTPQPRVPPEEVGALIVVESSTSTWTTVWTVGLTSLDHYKGRCYDIELVVGEENQYIAYVAYPLDLFEEGSVTNMFTFIVGNVFGFKALRTLVLSLEFLFPLLFLLSPKM